A DNA window from Bacteroidia bacterium contains the following coding sequences:
- a CDS encoding DUF4271 domain-containing protein, with amino-acid sequence MQDSTALGPVESDTLIWESVALRKFRKDSTLARKKCDSLFAASGMKEFCPAGTTPNSVTYEIAPSLFAAHALRPDHFGTVKHADRGEGWLSGILLTILLLAAILNWRYFNRVKTLADAFVLNRFVSQLVREENVFLNRVNLLLSLLYLLTAGAFAQISLGVLGIDLFPGMAPGLLFMLLCGGLVAGFSIKMLIIMTSGFIFDQPRAATEYTFSIFLYNQMAALLLIPILAGLLYISAIDPYVLVITGIGLLTAFYLFRLFRVVSGSLATPTVSGYYLFLYLCTLEILPAAMAVKFIVG; translated from the coding sequence ATGCAGGACTCCACGGCGCTTGGGCCTGTAGAATCCGACACGCTGATCTGGGAATCGGTTGCCTTGCGGAAATTCCGGAAAGATTCCACGCTGGCGCGCAAGAAATGTGATTCTTTGTTCGCAGCATCCGGAATGAAGGAATTCTGTCCCGCCGGAACAACTCCAAATTCTGTGACCTATGAGATAGCACCCTCTCTTTTCGCTGCACACGCATTACGGCCGGACCATTTCGGAACGGTAAAACACGCCGACCGGGGTGAAGGATGGCTCAGCGGAATCCTTCTGACGATACTTCTTCTGGCGGCCATTCTGAACTGGCGGTATTTCAATCGTGTGAAAACCCTTGCAGACGCATTTGTTCTCAACCGCTTCGTAAGTCAGCTTGTTAGGGAAGAGAATGTTTTTCTCAACCGGGTGAATCTTCTGCTCAGCCTGCTTTATCTTCTTACCGCAGGTGCTTTTGCGCAAATCAGCCTGGGAGTGCTAGGCATAGATCTGTTTCCCGGTATGGCACCCGGCCTGCTCTTTATGCTCCTCTGCGGCGGGCTGGTAGCGGGCTTTTCCATTAAAATGTTGATCATTATGACCAGCGGATTTATCTTCGATCAGCCACGTGCCGCAACAGAATATACCTTTTCTATCTTTCTCTATAACCAGATGGCAGCGCTGCTTCTCATTCCCATCCTGGCCGGTCTTCTCTATATCTCCGCCATTGATCCATATGTGTTGGTGATTACCGGGATAGGACTCCTTACCGCATTTTACCTTTTCCGGCTCTTCCGGGTGGTCTCCGGAAGTTTAGCCACACCTACCGTTTCCGGATATTATCTCTTTTTGTATCTTTGCACCCTTGAAATTTTACCCGCCGCTATGGCTGTTAAGTTTATAGTGGGGTGA
- a CDS encoding uroporphyrinogen-III synthase, which yields MAKKEELVKIKSILVTQPKPEGDKSPYFDLQKKFNLKVDFRPFIHVEGVPAKDFRTQKVNILDHTAVIMTSRNAVDHFFRMCNELRLAVPETMKYFCISESTAYYLQKYVLFRKRKIFHGKQTFLDLIDIIKKHKEEKFLLPCSDIYKDEIPEVLDQHGIQYTKAIIYRTVCSDLSDLANVNYDCLVFFSPSGITSLLKNFPKFRQNKTLIAAFGATTSKAVEDAGLRLDIHAPQPQSPSMTMALEQYIKKAGKR from the coding sequence ATGGCTAAAAAAGAAGAGCTGGTTAAGATCAAGAGTATCCTGGTCACCCAACCGAAGCCAGAAGGGGATAAATCTCCTTATTTCGACCTCCAGAAAAAGTTCAATTTAAAAGTGGATTTCCGCCCTTTCATACATGTGGAAGGAGTTCCTGCAAAGGATTTCAGAACGCAGAAAGTAAATATCCTTGATCACACGGCGGTGATCATGACCAGCCGCAACGCAGTGGATCACTTTTTCCGTATGTGCAACGAATTGCGTTTAGCAGTGCCGGAAACGATGAAATACTTCTGTATATCCGAGTCTACCGCATACTACCTTCAAAAATATGTACTCTTCCGCAAGCGGAAGATCTTTCACGGAAAGCAGACTTTTCTGGATCTCATTGATATCATAAAAAAGCACAAGGAGGAAAAGTTTCTCCTTCCCTGTTCGGATATTTACAAGGATGAAATTCCCGAGGTACTGGATCAACATGGCATCCAGTATACCAAAGCCATCATCTACCGGACGGTTTGCAGCGATCTTTCAGATCTGGCCAATGTTAACTACGACTGCCTGGTCTTCTTCTCCCCTTCCGGGATCACATCGTTGCTGAAAAACTTCCCGAAGTTCAGGCAAAATAAAACCCTGATTGCCGCGTTTGGCGCCACCACTTCAAAGGCCGTAGAAGACGCGGGGTTGCGACTGGATATTCATGCCCCTCAGCCGCAAAGTCCTTCCATGACAATGGCTCTGGAACAATACATCAAGAAAGCGGGTAAACGATAG
- the rnpA gene encoding ribonuclease P protein component: MRQTFPKKERLYSRKLLESLVQNGNILNQYPLHIKWMEADLKEKVKARVAFAVPKRSFKKAVDRNRLKRRMREAWRRNKQGLSLSGIALLLVYTARKEETYEVIERSMKGWMLKIAKKS, from the coding sequence GTGCGGCAAACCTTTCCCAAAAAAGAACGGCTCTACAGCAGGAAACTTCTGGAATCTCTGGTGCAGAACGGTAACATTTTAAACCAGTATCCGTTACACATTAAGTGGATGGAAGCCGATCTGAAGGAAAAGGTAAAGGCCAGGGTAGCCTTTGCGGTGCCGAAAAGAAGTTTTAAAAAAGCCGTGGACCGCAACAGGCTAAAAAGAAGAATGCGGGAAGCGTGGAGAAGAAACAAGCAGGGGCTCAGCCTTAGCGGGATCGCCCTCTTACTCGTTTATACCGCACGGAAGGAAGAAACCTATGAAGTGATTGAACGAAGCATGAAAGGATGGATGTTAAAAATTGCTAAGAAGTCGTGA
- the yidD gene encoding membrane protein insertion efficiency factor YidD yields MSTIFVALIRFYQGAISPYLMPSCRYIPTCSCYGLEAVQKHGPWKGGWLTIKRFCSCAPWGGHGYDPVPETEKK; encoded by the coding sequence ATCAGCACGATCTTTGTAGCACTGATCAGGTTCTATCAGGGCGCAATCAGTCCCTACCTCATGCCGTCCTGCAGGTACATTCCTACCTGTTCCTGTTACGGGCTGGAGGCCGTGCAGAAACACGGACCCTGGAAGGGAGGATGGCTGACGATCAAACGTTTCTGTTCCTGCGCACCCTGGGGCGGACACGGGTATGATCCGGTGCCGGAAACAGAAAAGAAATAA
- a CDS encoding S41 family peptidase has translation MRTWRNKIIAVTVVAVATVSFTFVDAYFEISKNMEIMHSAVKELNAYYVDEIKPGDLITKGIDGMLNSLDPYTEYYPESEVEDYKTQLTGQYGGIGSLVQKQGDYVIISEPYEGFPAQKAGLIAGDMILEVNGQSVKGKTTGDVSKLLKGVPNTPVKLLIQREGEKNPFEKNLIREEIKIKNVPYYGMLNDSVGYIKLTGFTEDAGEEVARAFTDLKTEKKMKALVFDLRGNGGGLLKEAVEIVNHFVEKGSLIVSQKAKVKEMNRTHYAEKPPLDTKMPMVVLVDKGSASASEIVSGALQDLDRAVVIGQRSFGKGLVQQTIQLVYNTQIKITTAKYYTPSGRCIQALDYFHKNPDGTADKVPDSLMKEFKTRAGRLVYDGSGIFPDLILDAKKYSPIAVSLSNKNLLFDYASLYKRNHPGISDAGTFRLSDTDYQEFIKFLEGKEYDYTTKSSKLLEDLQKSLEEEKKLEDSRAELDELKKKLVHDKKSDLIKYQDEIRLLLENEICARYYFQKGRIRSSQKNDPEIVEALKTLASYSLYSQILRGEGKYKVIGKPSVVQKTSTGSSDVKKEEKQEEKDKKEKKNKKG, from the coding sequence ATGAGAACATGGAGAAATAAAATTATTGCTGTTACCGTAGTTGCGGTAGCAACAGTGTCGTTCACCTTTGTTGATGCCTACTTTGAGATCTCTAAAAACATGGAGATTATGCATTCGGCTGTGAAGGAACTCAACGCCTATTATGTGGATGAAATCAAACCGGGAGACCTGATCACCAAAGGTATAGACGGAATGCTTAATTCACTGGACCCCTACACGGAATATTATCCGGAAAGTGAGGTGGAAGATTACAAGACCCAGCTTACAGGGCAATACGGAGGCATTGGTTCGCTGGTACAAAAACAGGGTGATTACGTGATTATTTCTGAGCCCTATGAAGGATTTCCGGCTCAGAAGGCCGGACTGATCGCCGGCGACATGATCCTGGAGGTTAACGGACAGAGTGTAAAGGGAAAAACCACAGGTGATGTGAGCAAACTGCTCAAGGGAGTTCCCAACACTCCTGTAAAACTGCTCATTCAGAGGGAGGGTGAAAAAAATCCTTTCGAAAAAAATCTTATACGGGAAGAGATCAAGATTAAAAATGTTCCTTATTACGGTATGCTGAATGATTCGGTAGGCTATATTAAACTGACAGGATTTACCGAGGATGCCGGCGAGGAGGTGGCCCGCGCTTTTACGGATTTGAAAACAGAAAAAAAGATGAAGGCGCTGGTATTTGATCTCCGCGGTAACGGAGGAGGGCTCCTTAAAGAAGCTGTTGAAATCGTGAATCATTTTGTGGAAAAGGGCTCCCTCATTGTTTCACAAAAAGCAAAAGTGAAAGAAATGAATCGCACGCATTATGCAGAAAAACCGCCGCTCGACACTAAAATGCCCATGGTGGTACTGGTGGATAAGGGATCTGCTTCTGCCTCCGAGATTGTTTCAGGCGCATTACAGGACCTGGATCGTGCAGTAGTCATCGGACAGCGCTCCTTCGGGAAAGGATTGGTTCAGCAAACCATTCAGCTGGTGTACAATACACAGATCAAAATCACTACAGCGAAGTATTATACCCCCAGCGGGCGTTGCATACAGGCCCTCGACTATTTTCATAAAAATCCCGACGGTACAGCTGACAAAGTTCCTGATTCACTCATGAAGGAATTTAAGACCCGTGCCGGGCGACTGGTGTACGACGGCAGTGGTATCTTTCCTGACCTCATTCTTGACGCAAAAAAATACAGCCCCATCGCTGTCAGCCTTTCCAACAAAAACCTTCTCTTTGATTATGCTTCTCTTTACAAGCGCAATCACCCGGGCATCTCAGATGCGGGCACTTTCCGCCTGTCGGACACCGATTACCAGGAATTCATCAAATTCCTGGAGGGGAAAGAATATGATTACACCACAAAAAGTTCCAAACTTCTTGAAGATCTTCAGAAAAGCCTGGAGGAAGAAAAAAAGCTGGAAGACTCCCGTGCAGAATTGGATGAGTTGAAGAAGAAGCTGGTTCACGATAAAAAATCCGATCTGATAAAGTACCAGGATGAAATCCGCCTGTTGCTGGAAAATGAAATTTGCGCACGGTATTATTTCCAGAAAGGGCGTATTCGTTCCTCCCAAAAAAACGATCCGGAAATTGTAGAAGCACTGAAAACACTTGCCAGCTATTCTCTGTATTCACAGATCCTCCGGGGAGAAGGAAAATATAAAGTGATCGGTAAACCTTCTGTGGTGCAAAAAACCAGTACCGGTAGCAGCGACGTAAAAAAAGAGGAAAAGCAGGAAGAGAAGGACAAAAAAGAAAAGAAGAATAAAAAGGGCTGA
- a CDS encoding O-antigen ligase family protein, with product MAPLRKDIHSGIFFFGLLLITAGLPLSKFLMSLSFMLLAGNWLLEGLFREKWSRFREFPTLWLLLGFYLLHFPVLIWTSDLQGWYADARVKFPLFLLPLIIGTSTPLSGVQWKWLLRCFTAAVVLKSLIGMGIYLRLWGQAYADVREITGSLSHIRFSLMLCLNILLLYFMEFRGAGIRKKLVTIAICLWMLVMLVLLRNLTGMMILGTCGLILFLLYLFRSGKNKITWGIGTLVLACIVFAGWRTHDVYTTWFIPKHTEILPGAVSAGGEIYIHDSSMNALENGYRLGEYIAWTELQLAWNDRSVISYNGKDRRGHELRFTLLRFLTSKGLRKDAASIGTLTRSEIAAIEDGIANVVYLTEDPITCRIHQVLWELNDYTSGGADPSGHSVTQRFEFWKAAMYCWKMNFWIGTGPGDVEACMQEAYTAINSPLNKENRLRPHNQYLSVAAGMGLFGLCAFLGMLLIPLFLRRHRKILYFIFVAMMAMSMLTEDTLETQVGVTLFALFSSLLLFHFPQTKEE from the coding sequence ATGGCTCCGTTACGTAAAGACATCCATTCCGGTATTTTCTTTTTCGGTCTTCTCCTGATCACCGCCGGTCTGCCGCTTTCCAAGTTTCTAATGAGTTTATCTTTTATGCTGCTGGCGGGGAACTGGCTGCTGGAAGGACTGTTTCGTGAAAAATGGAGTCGCTTCCGTGAATTTCCCACACTATGGCTCCTCCTTGGTTTTTACCTCCTTCACTTCCCGGTGCTTATCTGGACCTCCGATCTGCAGGGCTGGTATGCGGACGCGCGTGTAAAATTTCCTCTCTTTCTTCTACCGTTGATCATCGGCACTTCCACTCCCCTCTCTGGTGTTCAGTGGAAATGGTTACTGCGCTGCTTTACCGCTGCGGTAGTGTTGAAATCACTGATCGGAATGGGGATTTATCTGCGGCTTTGGGGGCAGGCATACGCCGACGTACGCGAGATCACCGGCAGTCTTTCACATATTCGCTTTTCACTGATGCTGTGCCTGAATATACTGCTGCTCTATTTCATGGAGTTCAGAGGTGCAGGCATCAGAAAAAAGCTGGTGACAATAGCCATTTGCCTTTGGATGCTGGTTATGCTGGTGTTGCTGCGCAATCTAACAGGCATGATGATCCTGGGAACCTGCGGTTTGATACTGTTTCTGCTTTATCTGTTTCGTTCCGGGAAAAACAAGATTACATGGGGTATCGGAACATTGGTGCTGGCCTGCATCGTGTTTGCCGGATGGCGGACCCATGATGTTTACACCACCTGGTTTATTCCGAAACATACCGAGATTCTGCCGGGTGCAGTTTCTGCAGGTGGAGAAATCTATATCCACGACAGCAGCATGAATGCGCTGGAGAATGGTTACCGCTTAGGAGAATATATTGCCTGGACCGAATTGCAGCTTGCATGGAACGACCGAAGCGTAATCAGCTATAACGGAAAAGACCGCCGGGGTCATGAGCTGAGATTTACACTCTTGCGATTTCTTACTTCCAAAGGTCTGAGAAAGGATGCTGCGTCCATCGGCACATTAACCCGGTCGGAAATAGCTGCGATAGAGGATGGGATCGCGAACGTAGTATATCTCACAGAAGACCCTATCACGTGCCGTATTCACCAGGTGCTGTGGGAACTGAATGATTACACCTCAGGCGGAGCCGATCCCAGCGGTCATTCTGTTACCCAGCGCTTTGAATTCTGGAAAGCGGCGATGTATTGCTGGAAGATGAATTTTTGGATCGGAACGGGCCCGGGCGATGTGGAAGCCTGCATGCAGGAAGCGTATACTGCCATAAACAGTCCGCTGAACAAGGAGAACCGGCTTCGCCCGCATAACCAGTATTTGAGTGTAGCGGCAGGAATGGGACTTTTCGGATTATGCGCTTTTCTGGGTATGCTCCTCATTCCGCTCTTCCTTCGCAGGCACAGAAAAATCCTCTACTTTATTTTTGTTGCGATGATGGCTATGAGTA